The genome window AAagacacttttaaaaacacaatacagaaaTGTCTTTGACTATGTTGATACCTTTAGACGTGGACCATTTCAGGCCAATACACCAGAATAGCGAACTCTAGTTTTCAATTGTAGACAATCACCTCAGAGCCTCAAAATGCAAGTAAAACCACAGCGTAGTCAAATGCTATCACATCACAACGCATGTCTAAGGAGGGTCAAAATGTTTCAGTGGAGGGCGCAGGAGAGCGGTCACTGGCAGGAAACATACATGTATTAATCGAATGGTTAATTGGGTcataacacaaaatatatggTGTTAAATGAATGCCTCAATTGATTtatcaatgtgtttgtttgcttgttatatacattttgaactGTCAATACTGTGTTTTAGTTCAATTGGCCATAAGGAATGCTTAGGGCTGCTTATTACTAAAGCAAGAACCACCTTGTCTTTGTTGGTTGGTGCTAAACTCGGTTAACGTCAGTGTCTTAACATTTGACAGTAACGTACACTTACCGAACAAAACCGACTGTAAAACAAGAGAGTTATGTGACCGGTTATCATCCTGTGACACCAGAGAGACATTTACCATTAACATAGTTACCACAAGCTCATTTTGCTCTGTTGCTAAGCTAATGTAGCTTGTAGCTAACAAAGCTTAGCATAGTATGTGGCAATACAGAGTTCATTGAGGGcaacataaaatattaataatacttaCGTTAGCTTTTGATGGTTTTCGATTTAGCGGCATAAATGCTCTATCGTAATTACAAATGCTGCTACTGTTAAAATGACAACTAAGCGATGTTATCTTACTCGTTCCACCCTTTCTTTTAGCGTTTAGTGTTAGCTAATATTGGCTTGTAGCAAACAGGCTTAACGTTAGCCAATGTTATTCGAGTTGGATAAACAGTAtcgcaaaaatgtatttatcgcTGATTAGCGACGGTGCATCGGAGTACATCACTCAGTGATAGGTAGCATAGCATGATAACATCATATCAATTCATTCATTGTAACATTAATGCTAGGTTAGTGCAGCTACGGGCCAGTGCCGACAGACTATTCGACAAGGCCCAAAATTCCAACTTAAGCTATGATCGCGAGCCTTTCACGTTAAATTCATTATAAGTCAAATGTTGTTTCGATGTGACAGTTTGTGCCCTTAACACTGAAGCAGAATCCAGAGGCAACCCCATCAAGTGTGCCGCAAAAGACATTTGTTGAGAGAATATATCAATGAGCTTTGACATgctgcaaaacaacaaaagacaaaaatactCACTAGGGATCATTTGTAAACCTGGGTGTTCTCGGAGGTTGGTATCCGTACAGATGGCAATAAAGCACGTCAAAACAGAAGCAGCACATCTCCGCTGAGACGACCATTTTTCTGCCTCCACTGCCCGAGCCAGGTCCCGAGCTTAGATTCGGGGAGAGGCCGGATGAAGTGTAACCGGCCGGGGCTGGGGACAGAGCGTTTGTGCCgctgctaccactactactactgctgccgCTAACGTTACCCCCGGGTCCCCCCAGGCCGTTGGCTCTGCTCACGTTCGCCGCTGCTGCAACGGTCGCGGAGGAGCCAATCCCCAACTCTGATCCACAATGTCCGGTTCCTGCCACCCCGCTTCCCGCCCCCACCCCGCCAGGACCCCCCGACCCGGGCGATCCCGACAGTTTCTGCTTCTTCACCCCGCAGCACCCGGCCGCCATCTTGGAACAATCTGCACCGACACACCGCTTCCGACCCATAACCGTCACCGCGGGAAGGGTGGGGGGGAACGCCGACCAGACGTAGAAATCCCACTGGGTTGATACGTATGACGGACAATACTCCACTTTCCCTCTTGTATTTTTTTGTCGGACGACAAAATAACCGATGTGGTGAGAAGACTGCAATGTCACCCTAGCGTTACCTTCAAAAATGCGTGACTTCGCTACGCAAAATCCATAGCTGGATAAGCGTTTTTTCCTTGAGTAGTCAGCCAGTCCAGCTTTGGACGACGGTGTTCCAGTGGATCACCGATAACGTCAAGTCCCACTCAAATATTATCCCCTTCTCCCTAACACGACACCACCCGAGGCGATGTCAGTCAGTTCCCCTTAAACATACAAGTTCAGGGAGTGCACCGTCCGAACAGGCCGCAGTTGACAGTAGCCAGTAGCCAGGCGGTCCAGATGTGAAGCTGACAGCCAGTGCGCTGTAGCCCAGCAGCACACCTCTCCAAGTGGAAGCCAGGAGCTTGAGTACGCAGGACCCATAAGCTTTAGCACAAATTGCGCACAATGCCTGGGCCAGCGTAGCTTCTCATTGCACCAGCTTGTTTGCCACTGCCTCACGAACTTCTAATTACACAACAGGCCCAGTATGTTGGAATTCCAGACGCTGGGATAACGCAGAGTAAAATGGCATCTGACAATGCGGGGTTGGCATGGTACAGTGAAACGCGTCAGCGCCGAGCAAGTCATTTCAGTAACGTTAGCCCACAGTTTGCACCTGCATGATGCCTATTCTTGGACCTGGTTTTAAAAAATCTCAATAACAGCCCCACGTCAAATGCAGAACTGACAGTTTTCAGTATAGGATTGTTTGTAGGTTGTCATCCGTTTATGGGGATACACATAGAAGAGCATTCTAGTCCGAGAGCCGTGAGAAATCCTCCGGATTTGGCAACCCTCGCTCCGCACCCGTTTCTCAGCTGCTACCATTCAGTGCTGTCCGGGTAAAGCCCTGTGATCAGTCTGTGGGCACAAGCATCGGTGTCGTCGGCACGCCGAAGCGGATTCAGAGAATGCGTTGCGCCCAGTTGCTACACATTCTGCGTAGCTTCTAGAAGGGGCATCACATTTGCAATTCAGAAGAAAAATACGCTGCCGTGGAAGCATGCGCGCTCCCGACATCCGCATGCGTGCGTGCGGATGTGCGTGTATCAAACAGTATCTGTATCCCTAAGCTATAAAAGTCACAGAGGCAGAGCGGTCTTTCTGcttaaaatgaattattttgcCAGTGTCTTTGTATTTCACTGATGAGTGTtatcctttgtgtgtgtctctatgtgttaAGATGAAGGTTACACAGACTTTCTTATTAAATAGTTACTGTTCAAGTAATTTGTCATGTTGGTTTTATTCCAAATGGCTTGCATGACATATTGTACATATACTTTTTCAGGGCTGCTGGTAGAAATTCTGAGCCAAATGACTACAATTTATCTGGCAACCCGAAACAGTAAAttaacagtaaatatatatatatattaatttatatatataaaacatttaatataaataggCTACTATAATCCTATCACAAATGTGTTCTGAAACCCCCTGAATCATTATCCTGCTCCACCCTCCTGCACCCCTTCAtagtcaaaaataaatgtatcagtAAAGAGAGCAGCTCTCTAAATGTCAGTGCTTAATACACATGGTCAGCTGATGATGACCGTGCCCTGATACAAGATAATGGGTAAAACATCTAcacattgacattttaaaatccatTGTGGGGTTTGTTTTCCTCCCCTCCTATGCATTCATGAATAATTGTGTGGAATTAGCTAAATACTTACTTAGATTTAACAAAGTTTGAAGCAGTAGGCTGAATACTTAAACAATTTCCTCCTGTAATTCACATTCAAGGCACACATGACTTTGAAACCTTTTTCTATACCTggcttttcatttgaattaatgGGACATTTGTCAGGACTCACAAGAGTTATATGTGATCATAACTCATCCTTCTACAAGGTTTATGGGCAACAATTGATTAATAAAACTTAGACAAAGCTGTACACTTtggataagaaaaaaaaaataggctaAAACAGTTAAGTGTCCAAACAGTCATCCCACTACCAACCTCTCATAATAAATGATCTTAGCGGATGGCGCTCCATGTCACTCACTGACAGCAGAGAACAGGATGATTATGCTCATGTTTAGAGCAGTCTGTAATACCGTTAGTTCGTTTTCCTTTATGTGTGGTGTTGATTCTCAGAACGGCAGTCACAATTAAAACTATGTAAACATCTGTAATATTGCAGTGCCTGTGCTTTAATAAACTTATCTCAAGGGTTATGTGCTTGAGTTTTATCATCTGGGCCAGAGCATTAAGACACCCCTTCTACAAAGTGCTTCATGACTGACTCAGCATAGTCCGTTTTAAAATGTACAGCTAATTATTGTTGGCTCTTGTGGATATTGACTGAACATTTGCCCCATAACAGGCCTCCGCGGGCAAACTAAAGTACATATTAGGCTAAAAAAAAACCTCTAGTTTAAGCGAGTGTTTGGGTGTAGCCATCATTTTCCTGCATGAATGGCTTCCccaaatgttttctgttgaaCTTTGTTAGAAAGTGAATCAACTGATTGTCTTATGtggatttaattatttttcgACTAACTTTGGGTTAGGCAATTTATAAGACAAATGAAATCCAAGCCCTTAAAATCATTGCACCCCGTCTTTGCCATTTATATTGATACAGGCTAAATGCTGCTGGGGTCAACACTCATATGACTTTCCCAATCTGTGCAGGTTGTTTTGAAATTATTGAAACTGCAaatgaatacatcaatataaatccaatttattaatttttatgATAACAAAAACTGCCAAGACTTGCATTAGAATATAATTCAACAGATTTGGAAAATGTTGTGTCATCAGTCATATGATGCAATACAATATGATTGTATTGTCACATTCAGCACTGTAAACTATTGTAGCTGTTACTTAGATTGCAATTCTTCTATCATATGTTTCATTTTCCACAGTTAATTGGACGTTGGGCTTAGTAGAGCATGAAACTGGTAGTACACATTGCTTGAGCAGCTGAGCAGATTTGATCCTTTTCAAAACCCATTCTTGCAACCATTGGATTTTAGGCATGGATGATTACAATGTGAGCCACCCTGCTCAGATTATTTTTTGTAACTACAACAGGAAAGAGGGAAACAGGCTGAATTTCCTCCCTTTTCAGCTACAGTATTAGAGTTTCCACGGCTGTTCGAGGTCACGGTGGCTTTAATAGCCCAATCGGCTGAGTTGAGAGCAATATTGTTGccattttaatctttatttaagaATATCCACATGCACAATCATCAAGTAGTGAATATGCATGGGGAGAATAGACTGGTTTGTTCCATTCATTCACTGTTTGTCCTATTTTTAGGAGCAGGGACAATCTGGCATGTTGTTATTAGGCCTTGTGGTGGAATTTCCCGTAGCAGCAGAACTCACTCGCCTCTGAGTCTATGTGTAGGGTAGCTGAAGACAGAGAGTGAGCCGTACTCATGATGATTCAAATAAAGAGCATGTTTAGTAAAACTTCACAGGTTATtcaaaaagtcagaaaatactAAATAACATTACACCCCTGTTtgaatagaaatgtatttgaataGGACTGAAGGAAATATTATATAACCGATATCTTTTCATATCGCATGGCATATAATGACCAGGGTTGGGTCAGATTACTTTGAAATGTAGTCAGTTACAGAATACaaattacatgtttgttttttaattagtaatgataaaaacaatgttacCTAAACTGAATACTTTTGATCatttcaaaatcaaacattaaaaatattgcACCTTATTCAAAAAACAAATGGACACAGTTCCAcaaattatctttttaattttcaGGGCAAGTAAAATGCATTTAGCATATTCAGCATTTACAATTGGTCAAATCAAAAGAACTACTACAAAAACAGTACTGGCACACACtacagtactgtgtgtattCTACAACATGTGGGACGCTGTCTCTGAggtttttgttgctgctgttttttaatcaaaggcCACATGGAGCACTTTCTTCTTGTAAAGCAGGAGGAGCACTTACTCAAAATGTTCATCTTCCATTTTCAACGTtcataaaaaggaataaaaacttaattatccataaatcatcattaaaaaacaaatgtaatctgggATGTTCATCCATTAATCCATTAACCCTGATAATGGCTACAGTATATTaggacatatatatatatgtaacatatatatatgtaataagtTTCATTATCAATGACCCAATGATTACTTATTCAGTCTCCTGCTGTGATACATGGATATCAAAACATTAGTATCATTTACTGTTGGCCAATCTCTGTGTTTTGGCATAAAATATCTCCCAATCCTTTCTACCTTGTGTATTATTACCTCCATTGTTTTAAATCTTAACTAATGAATGATAAATAATCATTATGATGGATCTACAAGCCAAAAACAGGCATCAAAAAGACTTGTTCAACATTTTACAACATGATGAAGGGCATCACTCCAATAGGTAATTCATTATGTGAAAATGTGACTTCAATGTGTTGGCTCAACAGAATCTGTCACAGGAGGGACGAAGGCTGAGCTGAAGGATAAGCTACCAATGTGCTTGCAGTTCCCAGTGGTCACAAGGTTGATAGAGGTCATGTATTTCATAGGACCCAGTTACAAGAGCGCCGGGAGTGCTTGTTTCTCCTGTGCATTTATTAAATCCCCTGATGATCCATTCTCTGACTTCTAGCACTATATTACCCGCTTCGCTCTCTCTTCCCTGTAGAAACGCTGTCATAACTTTATCTGGACCCAGCTGTCATCCCCTCTGGCTCCCAGTCTAATGTCCTTTCTTTTCCAGCCAGAACAGACAGTCACTCCCCATTTTCCATCAGGGCTGAAAACTCATCTCATCAAGAGGAATGTCATATCATCCACTCAGCTTTCCTTCTGCCCTTTCATTCTCCTCATTTGCACTCATCTCAAGAAAAGAAACTCTCCCTAGAGCGTTTTATTTCTTAACATGGCATATTTATCTTATACAATTACTGAGTCACGTGACTGCCTGGGCAGCATGGTTTTGATGCTGGCCCTCTTCACTctgccttacacacacacacacacacacacactgttttgtgtttgttgttttgtaatattGGTCATCTAGGAATTTTCTAATTGCCTTCATTGGCAGTGACTAACTTTGTTTCACCTCCTGCCTTTTATGTTTAGTAAGTGGGTGAAAATgggacttaaaaaaaaaattaaaacacagaaatgtatttctttttcatttggttcattttattattactataacatttattgaaatgttatcACTCTCACAACCGCACAAACCATGGCCATTCAGTTCATGAAATAATCATTAACACGTCATTGGATATGTGTTCAGCTCATTGGCACAAGCATTTGAATGCTGACTCATTTAAgatgatttgtttttacagtgaaCAGATCCCATTTGAGTGTTTGAACCtcaaagtcttgatgaatttgTTTACCACCCActcctttaaataaatatagcaccaaaatacttaaaatggaagaaaatcaGGTATTGATTTTGACTGTGAAGAAGGTATAGGTTCAATAACAGCGAAGAGGGAGGGAAAATAAGTAAATCAATTGGAGCCGCATGAGTGTTTCGTGTTTGTAGAATACAAATTATCAAGGTGAACGATTAAGGCAAGTACTATGTTAACAAATACTGTGTTTTTTCTCTTATCCTGTAGAGGTCAGTGACGCTGCCGTGTTGCGTTGACTCTGCCGTAAAACTacaagtagaagaagaagaaggaggaggagctgagtgTTTGAAAGTGGCGGGCAGTAACAACATCCATCTCAAAGAGCAGGACAAAACTTAATCAAATAAGCCGCTACAAGGTATATTCAGAAGTAGACGATTTATTAAGAGTGTTTTATATTAGTGCTGACCATTACCAAACAGAAAGGCTGAATGCAGGTTTCGTGATATTTAAACGTTGGCACTGGAGAAAAGGTGAGTTAACGTTTAAGTAAACGTCTTGCTAACaactagctaacgttaattTACTCGCTAAATAACGGTGACGTTAGGTCGAAATCAACTAATGCCAACTTTAACTTAATTATCATCCGTCAGCTGGGTTGAAGACCATTGAATTGTCTTcaattgaatttaaaaagaaaagcactcTAACGACTGAT of Cottoperca gobio chromosome 14, fCotGob3.1, whole genome shotgun sequence contains these proteins:
- the ammecr1 gene encoding nuclear protein AMMECR1 isoform X2, coding for MGRKRCVGADCSKMAAGCCGVKKQKLSGSPGSGGPGGVGAGSGVAGTGHCGSELGIGSSATVAAAANVSRANGLGGPGGNVSGSSSSSGSSGTNALSPAPAGYTSSGLSPNLSSGPGSGSGGRKMVVSAEMCCFCFDVLYCHLYGYQPPRTPRFTNDPYALKDSRFPPMTRDELPRLFCSVSLLTNFEDVGDYLDWEVGVHGIRIEFFNEKGSKRTATYLPEVAKEQGWDHIQTIDSLLRKGGYKAPITNDFRKTIKLTRYRSEKLTMGYAEYIAHRQHHHYQNGIGHPLPPYNHYS